Proteins encoded by one window of Lathyrus oleraceus cultivar Zhongwan6 chromosome 1, CAAS_Psat_ZW6_1.0, whole genome shotgun sequence:
- the LOC127138288 gene encoding uncharacterized protein LOC127138288, whose product MASNEDHPHGDETVGGAEREIKRGITVMKKVIRDRDRGVLIKVHWNEGGQLIEPNGSTLTSFIGALVRNEVPITCDNWRNKQLNEAKDKIWSEIKRCFDIEENRRDHCLKLAGKLLRGFRTFLSTTFLRDTEGTFVDAELPSKYASLISPKEWETFKSKRKTQEFKSVSETNRQRASSPAYPYRKGRVGYGRLEQSILTKENSSETSLPAHVLWKEARVGKDGKIKEDVQQIFEKCETLSQSIVPYEDTDCRSILSRALDVPEYSGRVRGKGFGITQKSLNIKKQKTPSNKELQQTLEALKAEVLELRKERERDRAAGFKDTSDKDSINCNFQPTIPEGISPCHLYLARPTYRMVGKGKVHNNLGELLHTKPLPTGSLKVSVDIALEKDALLPHPDDVSDATLLGDAIGSFVAWPTDLIIVGYETPTKSKAKDKGIAREIESVASQKEIPVAKKTEISKRTGAKKKNPSKYRACLHTYLETTDISDGCVRLIPMDGAIFGFEYAEPLGKEDFDQILYHTQLSVGVINTYMRYLYDKLMGPRGLEQRFSFLNPMKTNLTEMIRKPDEVRTYVVERFMADTDREKLFFLPFNTGDRLVLQSKFICYNFSYFDVV is encoded by the exons ATGGCTAGTAACGAGGATCACCCACATGGTGATGAGACCGTTGGTGGTGCGGAAAGGGAAATTAAACGTGGAATAACGGTTATGAAGAAAGTTATTCGAGATAGAGATCGAGGCGTTTTAATAAAAGTGCATTGGAACGAAGGTGgacaactaattgagcctaacggttcaacATTGACAAGTTTTATTGGTGCATTGGTAAGGAATGAAGTTCCAATTACTTGTGATAATTGGAGAAATAAACAATTGAACGAAGCTAAAGACAAAATatggagtgagataaag AGGTGTTTCGACATCGAAGAAAACAGAAGAGATCATTGTCTCAAATTGGCCGGAAAGTTACTAAGAGGGTTTAGAACCTTTTTATCAACCACCTTTCTTAGGGATACGGAAGGTACTTTTGTTGATGCAGAGCTTCCATCTAAATATGCAAGTTTGATTTCACCTAAAGAATGGGAAACGTTTAAATCCAAACGAAAAACCCAAGAATTTAAGAGTGTAAGTGAAACAAACCGGCAAAGAGCATCAAGTCCGGCGTATCCCTATAGAAAAGGGCGTGTTGGATATGGACGCTTAGAGCAGTCTATA TTAACAAAGGAGAATAGTTCTGAAACATCTCTTCCggcacatgttttgtggaaggaagcccgtgtcGGTAAGGATGGAAAGATTAAAGAAGACGTTCAACAAATATTTGAGAAATGT GAGACTCTATCTCAATCTATAGTTCCATATGAAGACACTGATTGCAGGAGCATACTGAGTCGAGCATTAGATGTTCCcgagtattctggtcgggtgaggggcAAGGGATTTGGGATCACTCAAAAATCCTTGaatattaaaaaacaaaagaCTCCTAGCAATAAAGAACTGCAGCAAACTTTGGAAGCATTAAAAGCTGAAGTTCTTGAATTAAGAAAGGAAAGAGAAAGAGATCGAGCAGCGGGTTTTAAAGATACTAGTGACAAAGATAGTATCAATTGTAATTTTCAACCGACTATTCCAGAG ggcatttcaccttgtcacCTCTACTTAGCGAGACCGACttatcggatggttggcaaggggAAAGTTCATAACAATTTGGGTGAATTACTTCACACTAAACCGCTCCCTACTGGATCTTTGAAAGTCTCGGTTGATATTGCTTTGGAGAAGGATGCGTTATTACCACATCCTGACGATGTTTCGGATGCAACTTTATTGGGAGATGCCATAGGTTcatttgttgcatggccgacagACCTCATTAtcgtaggatatgag actcccacaaaatccaaagCAAAAGATAAGGGGATTGCGCGGgaaatcgagtcagttgcatcgCAAAAAGAG ATTCCTGTTGCTAAGAAGACTGAAATTTCCAAGAGGACCGGGGCTAAAAAGAAAAATCCTTCCAAGTATAGAGCGTGCCTCCATACATATTTAGAAACGACAGATATTTCGGATGGATGTGTTCGTTTAATACCTATGGATGGAGCTATTTTTGGTTTTGAGTATGCCGAGCCATTGGGTAAAGAggattttgatcaaattttgtATCATACGCAATTAAGCGTTGGTGTTATCAACACATACATGAG GTATTTATATGACAAATTGATGGGTCCGCGTGGGTTGGAGCAAAGATTCTCATTCTTAAATCCCATGAAAACGAACTTAACCGAAATGATAAGAAAACCAGATGAAGTCAGGACGTATGTAGTCGAGCGCTTTATGGCCGACACAGATAGAGAAAAGTTGTTCTTTTTACCGTTTAATACCGGCGACAGGTTAGTTCTTCAATCTAAATTCATCTGTTataatttttcatattttgaCGTCGTGTAG